The following proteins are encoded in a genomic region of Populus trichocarpa isolate Nisqually-1 chromosome 13, P.trichocarpa_v4.1, whole genome shotgun sequence:
- the LOC7497416 gene encoding G-type lectin S-receptor-like serine/threonine-protein kinase At4g03230 isoform X2: protein MLPPTFFLYVFLFCSLLLHCLAGDTLTRNSPIRDSRGETLVSNGEKFELGFFTPNGSTERRYVGIWFYKSSPRTVVWVANRDNPLLDHSGVFSVDENGNLQILDGRGRSFWSINLEKPSSMNRIAKLMDTGNLVVSDEDDEKHLTGILWQSFENPTETFLPGMKLDEDMALISWKSYDDPASGNFSFHLDREANQFVIWKRSIRYWRSGVSDNGGSSRSEMPSAISYFLSNFTSTSVRNDSVPYITSSLYTNTRMVMSFAGQIQYLQLNTEKTWSVIWAQPRTRCSLYNACGNFGSCNSNNEVVCKCLPGFQPVSPEYWNSGDNSRGCTRRSPLCSNSATSDTFLSLKMMKVANPDAQFKANSEVECKMECLNNCQCEAFSYEEAETTKGGESESATCWIWTDDLRDIQEEYDGGRDLHVRVSVSDIESAATTCGTCGTNMIPYPLSTGPKCGDPAYLNFYCNLSSGQLNFKARGDTYRVTKINPGMHTFVIQTETADSCKSIKSNGNLLQLNQSSPFHVIRFCNVDLGNISSTISFTGGDEVEIGWDPPPEPTCFSSSDCKYWPNSSCSARIDGKKLCLCNAKFKWDGLKLKCTEGHYSEKKDGSSIGKIPLSLIIAVALISLIALAVLSSTIVFICLQRRRMPKLRENKGIFPRNLGFHFNGSERLVKDLIDSDRFNEDETKAIDVPCFDLESLLAATDNFSNANKLGQGGFGPVYKATFPGGEKIAVKRLSSGSGQGLEEFKNEVVLIAKLQHRNLVRLLGYCVEGDEKMLLYEYMPNKSLDSFLFDRKLCVSLDWEMRYNVIIGIARGLLYLHQDSRLRIIHRDLKSSNILLDEEMNPKISDFGLARIFGGNETAANTNRVVGTYGYIAPEYALDGLFSFKSDVFSFGVVVLEIVSGKRNTGCYHPEQSLSLLGHAWNLWKEDKAMELLDQTLSKTCNTDQFVKCVNVGLLCVQEDPSDRPTVSNILFMLRSETPTLPDPKQPAFVFRRCPSSRASSSSKPDTVSNNGLTVTLEDGR, encoded by the exons ATGCTACCTCCTACCTTCTTTCTGTATGTGTTTTTGTTCTGTTCTTTGCTTCTGCATTGCTTGGCAGGAGATACCTTAACAAGAAACAGTCCTATTAGAGACAGTAGAGGAGAAACTCTTGTTTCTAATGGAGAAAAATTTGAACTTGGTTTCTTTACTCCTAATGGAAGCACTGAAAGAAGATATGTTGGCATTTGGTTTTACAAGTCTAGTCCACGCACGGTTGTGTGGGTTGCAAATAGAGACAATCCACTTTTAGATCACAGTGGAGTCTTCTCTGTTGACGAGAATGGAAACCTTCAGATACTGGACGGGAGGGGGAGATCTTTCTGGTCAATAAATCTTGAAAAACCATCCTCTATGAACAGGATAGCCAAGCTAATGGACACTGGTAACCTGGTCGTCagcgatgaagatgatgagaagCACTTGACAGGAATTCTGTGGCAGAGTTTTGAAAATCCAACTGAAACATTTCTTCCAGGGATGAAATTGGATGAAGATATGGCACTCATTTCATGGAAAAGTTATGATGACCCAGCATCTGGAAACTTCAGTTTTCATCTAGATCGAGAAGCAAACCAGTTTGTCATTTGGAAAAGATCCATTAGGTACTGGAGAAGTGGAGTTTCGGATAATGGTGGCAGCTCCAGAAGTGAAATGCCTTCTGCAATATCTTACTTCCTGTCAAATTTCACCTCGACTTCAGTCCGCAATGATTCTGTTCCGTATATCACTTCATCTTTGTACACAAATACAAGAATGGTGATGAGTTTTGCTGGCCAAATTCAGTACCTGCAGTTGAATACTGAGAAGACTTGGTCCGTGATTTGGGCCCAGCCTAGGACTAGATGCAGTCTCTATAATGCTTGTGGTAATTTTGGTAGCTGCAATAGTAATAATGAAGTGGTATGTAAATGTTTGCCTGGTTTTCAGCCTGTCTCACCGGAGTACTGGAATTCTGGAGATAATTCAAGAGGATGCACCAGAAGATCACCATTATGCAGCAACAGTGCTACAAGTGACACATTTTTGAGCTTAAAGATGATGAAAGTAGCAAATCCGGATGCACAATTCAAGGCTAACAGTGAGGTGGAATGTAAAATGGAGTGCCTCAACAACTGCCAATGTGAGGCTTTCTCATATGAAGAAGCTGAAACCACTAAAGGGGGTGAATCTGAAAGTGCCACCTGCTGGATTTGGACTGATGATCTCAGGGACATTCAAGAGGAGTATGATGGTGGCCGTGATCTCCATGTACGCGTATCAGTCTCTGATATAG AATCAGCAGCAACAACTTGTGGGACTTGTGGAACTAACATGATTCCCTATCCCCTTAGCACTGGACCAAAATGTGGTGATCCCGCATACCTTAATTTCTACTGCAACCTCTCATCAGGCCAGCTTAACTTTAAGGCAAGAGGCGACACCTACAGAGTCACAAAAATCAATCCAGGAATGCACACATTTGTCATCCAAACTGAAACTGCAGATAGTTGCAAGTCCATAAAATCAAATGGAAATCTCTTACAGCTCAATCAATCATCTCCATTTCATGTGATTAGATTTTGCAATGTTGATCTGGGTAACATTAGTTCAACTATTTCTTTCACGGGTGGAGACGAGGTTGAGATAGGTTGGGATCCGCCACCTGAGCcaacttgtttttcttcttcagacTGCAAATATTGGCCAAATTCAAGTTGCAGTGCAAGAATAGATGGAAAGAAATTGTGCCTTTGTAATGCAAAGTTTAAATGGGATGGTTTGAAGTTGAAATGTACTGAAG GTCATTACAGTGAGAAAAAAGATGGTTCTTCAATAGGAAAGATTCCATTGTCTCTGATCATTGCAGTAGCTTTGATTAGTCTCATTGCTTTAGCTGTTCTCTCAAGCACCATTGTTTTCATATGTTTGCAGAGAAGAAGGATGCCGAAGCTACGAG AAAACAAGGGAATTTTTCCAAGAAATTTAGGATTTCACTTCAATGGTAGCGAGAGACTTGTCAAAGACTTAATTGACTCAGATCGGTTCAATGAAGATGAGACGAAGGCTATAGATGTGCCATGTTTTGACTTGGAAAGCCTATTAGCTGCTACAGATAACTTCTCAAATGCAAACAAGCTAGGACAAGGTGGCTTCGGGCCTGTCTACAAG GCTACATTTCCAGGTGGAGAAAAAATTGCTGTCAAGAGGCTATCAAGTGGTTCTGGTCAAGGATTAGAAGAATTCAAAAATGAGGTTGTCCTGATTGCCAAGCTACAACACAGGAATCTTGTGAGGCTTCTGGGCTATTGTGTTGAAGGAGATGAAAAGATGTTACTGTATGAGTATATGCCGAACAAAAGCTTAGACTCATTCTTATTTG ATCGAAAGCTGTGTGTGTCACTGGACTGGGAGATGCGCTATAACGTCATCATTGGAATTGCTCGAGGGCTTCTTTATCTTCACCAGGATTCCAGGTTGAGAATCATTCATAGAGACTTGAAATCAAGCAACATTCTGCTGGATGAAGAAATGAACCCCAAGATTTCCGACTTTGGCTTGGCAAGAATTTTTGGAGGCAACGAAACTGCCGCAAACACGAACAGAGTTGTTGGAACCTA TGGTTACATTGCTCCTGAGTATGCATTAGATggccttttttctttcaaatcagATGTGTTCAGTTTTGGCGTTGTTGTGCTTGAGATTGTCAGTGGAAAAAGGAACACAGGATGCTATCATCCAGAACAATCTTTAAGCCTTCTAGGCCAT GCCTGGAATCTTTGGAAAGAAGACAAGGCAATGGAGTTGTTGGATCAGACATTAAGCAAAACATGCAACACAGATCAATTTGTGAAGTGTGTAAATGTTGGGCTATTATGTGTGCAAGAAGACCCTAGTGATCGCCCCACAGTATCCAACATACTTTTCATGCTTCGAAGTGAAACTCCTACTCTTCCAGATCCTAAGCAACCTGCATTTGTCTTTAGGCGATGCCCTTCTAGCAGAGCTTCTTCATCTAGTAAACCAGACACAGTTTCCAATAATGGGTTAACAGTCACCCTAGAAGATGGCAGATAG
- the LOC7497416 gene encoding G-type lectin S-receptor-like serine/threonine-protein kinase At4g03230 isoform X1: protein MLPPTFFLYVFLFCSLLLHCLAGDTLTRNSPIRDSRGETLVSNGEKFELGFFTPNGSTERRYVGIWFYKSSPRTVVWVANRDNPLLDHSGVFSVDENGNLQILDGRGRSFWSINLEKPSSMNRIAKLMDTGNLVVSDEDDEKHLTGILWQSFENPTETFLPGMKLDEDMALISWKSYDDPASGNFSFHLDREANQFVIWKRSIRYWRSGVSDNGGSSRSEMPSAISYFLSNFTSTSVRNDSVPYITSSLYTNTRMVMSFAGQIQYLQLNTEKTWSVIWAQPRTRCSLYNACGNFGSCNSNNEVVCKCLPGFQPVSPEYWNSGDNSRGCTRRSPLCSNSATSDTFLSLKMMKVANPDAQFKANSEVECKMECLNNCQCEAFSYEEAETTKGGESESATCWIWTDDLRDIQEEYDGGRDLHVRVSVSDIESAATTCGTCGTNMIPYPLSTGPKCGDPAYLNFYCNLSSGQLNFKARGDTYRVTKINPGMHTFVIQTETADSCKSIKSNGNLLQLNQSSPFHVIRFCNVDLGNISSTISFTGGDEVEIGWDPPPEPTCFSSSDCKYWPNSSCSARIDGKKLCLCNAKFKWDGLKLKCTEAGHYSEKKDGSSIGKIPLSLIIAVALISLIALAVLSSTIVFICLQRRRMPKLRENKGIFPRNLGFHFNGSERLVKDLIDSDRFNEDETKAIDVPCFDLESLLAATDNFSNANKLGQGGFGPVYKATFPGGEKIAVKRLSSGSGQGLEEFKNEVVLIAKLQHRNLVRLLGYCVEGDEKMLLYEYMPNKSLDSFLFDRKLCVSLDWEMRYNVIIGIARGLLYLHQDSRLRIIHRDLKSSNILLDEEMNPKISDFGLARIFGGNETAANTNRVVGTYGYIAPEYALDGLFSFKSDVFSFGVVVLEIVSGKRNTGCYHPEQSLSLLGHAWNLWKEDKAMELLDQTLSKTCNTDQFVKCVNVGLLCVQEDPSDRPTVSNILFMLRSETPTLPDPKQPAFVFRRCPSSRASSSSKPDTVSNNGLTVTLEDGR from the exons ATGCTACCTCCTACCTTCTTTCTGTATGTGTTTTTGTTCTGTTCTTTGCTTCTGCATTGCTTGGCAGGAGATACCTTAACAAGAAACAGTCCTATTAGAGACAGTAGAGGAGAAACTCTTGTTTCTAATGGAGAAAAATTTGAACTTGGTTTCTTTACTCCTAATGGAAGCACTGAAAGAAGATATGTTGGCATTTGGTTTTACAAGTCTAGTCCACGCACGGTTGTGTGGGTTGCAAATAGAGACAATCCACTTTTAGATCACAGTGGAGTCTTCTCTGTTGACGAGAATGGAAACCTTCAGATACTGGACGGGAGGGGGAGATCTTTCTGGTCAATAAATCTTGAAAAACCATCCTCTATGAACAGGATAGCCAAGCTAATGGACACTGGTAACCTGGTCGTCagcgatgaagatgatgagaagCACTTGACAGGAATTCTGTGGCAGAGTTTTGAAAATCCAACTGAAACATTTCTTCCAGGGATGAAATTGGATGAAGATATGGCACTCATTTCATGGAAAAGTTATGATGACCCAGCATCTGGAAACTTCAGTTTTCATCTAGATCGAGAAGCAAACCAGTTTGTCATTTGGAAAAGATCCATTAGGTACTGGAGAAGTGGAGTTTCGGATAATGGTGGCAGCTCCAGAAGTGAAATGCCTTCTGCAATATCTTACTTCCTGTCAAATTTCACCTCGACTTCAGTCCGCAATGATTCTGTTCCGTATATCACTTCATCTTTGTACACAAATACAAGAATGGTGATGAGTTTTGCTGGCCAAATTCAGTACCTGCAGTTGAATACTGAGAAGACTTGGTCCGTGATTTGGGCCCAGCCTAGGACTAGATGCAGTCTCTATAATGCTTGTGGTAATTTTGGTAGCTGCAATAGTAATAATGAAGTGGTATGTAAATGTTTGCCTGGTTTTCAGCCTGTCTCACCGGAGTACTGGAATTCTGGAGATAATTCAAGAGGATGCACCAGAAGATCACCATTATGCAGCAACAGTGCTACAAGTGACACATTTTTGAGCTTAAAGATGATGAAAGTAGCAAATCCGGATGCACAATTCAAGGCTAACAGTGAGGTGGAATGTAAAATGGAGTGCCTCAACAACTGCCAATGTGAGGCTTTCTCATATGAAGAAGCTGAAACCACTAAAGGGGGTGAATCTGAAAGTGCCACCTGCTGGATTTGGACTGATGATCTCAGGGACATTCAAGAGGAGTATGATGGTGGCCGTGATCTCCATGTACGCGTATCAGTCTCTGATATAG AATCAGCAGCAACAACTTGTGGGACTTGTGGAACTAACATGATTCCCTATCCCCTTAGCACTGGACCAAAATGTGGTGATCCCGCATACCTTAATTTCTACTGCAACCTCTCATCAGGCCAGCTTAACTTTAAGGCAAGAGGCGACACCTACAGAGTCACAAAAATCAATCCAGGAATGCACACATTTGTCATCCAAACTGAAACTGCAGATAGTTGCAAGTCCATAAAATCAAATGGAAATCTCTTACAGCTCAATCAATCATCTCCATTTCATGTGATTAGATTTTGCAATGTTGATCTGGGTAACATTAGTTCAACTATTTCTTTCACGGGTGGAGACGAGGTTGAGATAGGTTGGGATCCGCCACCTGAGCcaacttgtttttcttcttcagacTGCAAATATTGGCCAAATTCAAGTTGCAGTGCAAGAATAGATGGAAAGAAATTGTGCCTTTGTAATGCAAAGTTTAAATGGGATGGTTTGAAGTTGAAATGTACTGAAG CAGGTCATTACAGTGAGAAAAAAGATGGTTCTTCAATAGGAAAGATTCCATTGTCTCTGATCATTGCAGTAGCTTTGATTAGTCTCATTGCTTTAGCTGTTCTCTCAAGCACCATTGTTTTCATATGTTTGCAGAGAAGAAGGATGCCGAAGCTACGAG AAAACAAGGGAATTTTTCCAAGAAATTTAGGATTTCACTTCAATGGTAGCGAGAGACTTGTCAAAGACTTAATTGACTCAGATCGGTTCAATGAAGATGAGACGAAGGCTATAGATGTGCCATGTTTTGACTTGGAAAGCCTATTAGCTGCTACAGATAACTTCTCAAATGCAAACAAGCTAGGACAAGGTGGCTTCGGGCCTGTCTACAAG GCTACATTTCCAGGTGGAGAAAAAATTGCTGTCAAGAGGCTATCAAGTGGTTCTGGTCAAGGATTAGAAGAATTCAAAAATGAGGTTGTCCTGATTGCCAAGCTACAACACAGGAATCTTGTGAGGCTTCTGGGCTATTGTGTTGAAGGAGATGAAAAGATGTTACTGTATGAGTATATGCCGAACAAAAGCTTAGACTCATTCTTATTTG ATCGAAAGCTGTGTGTGTCACTGGACTGGGAGATGCGCTATAACGTCATCATTGGAATTGCTCGAGGGCTTCTTTATCTTCACCAGGATTCCAGGTTGAGAATCATTCATAGAGACTTGAAATCAAGCAACATTCTGCTGGATGAAGAAATGAACCCCAAGATTTCCGACTTTGGCTTGGCAAGAATTTTTGGAGGCAACGAAACTGCCGCAAACACGAACAGAGTTGTTGGAACCTA TGGTTACATTGCTCCTGAGTATGCATTAGATggccttttttctttcaaatcagATGTGTTCAGTTTTGGCGTTGTTGTGCTTGAGATTGTCAGTGGAAAAAGGAACACAGGATGCTATCATCCAGAACAATCTTTAAGCCTTCTAGGCCAT GCCTGGAATCTTTGGAAAGAAGACAAGGCAATGGAGTTGTTGGATCAGACATTAAGCAAAACATGCAACACAGATCAATTTGTGAAGTGTGTAAATGTTGGGCTATTATGTGTGCAAGAAGACCCTAGTGATCGCCCCACAGTATCCAACATACTTTTCATGCTTCGAAGTGAAACTCCTACTCTTCCAGATCCTAAGCAACCTGCATTTGTCTTTAGGCGATGCCCTTCTAGCAGAGCTTCTTCATCTAGTAAACCAGACACAGTTTCCAATAATGGGTTAACAGTCACCCTAGAAGATGGCAGATAG